Proteins found in one Neofelis nebulosa isolate mNeoNeb1 chromosome 3, mNeoNeb1.pri, whole genome shotgun sequence genomic segment:
- the C3H4orf3 gene encoding uncharacterized protein C4orf3 homolog isoform X1, which produces MQAGAAPEDGRDGPRERLALGEAGRQQQNHEVRSQSRAERFPKHSYWLDLWLFILFDLVLFIFVYLLP; this is translated from the exons ATGCAGGCGGGTGCGGCGCCTGAAGATGGGCGAGACGGTCCCCGGGAGCGGCTAGCCTTGGGTGAAGCTGGGAGGCAGCAGCAGAATCATGAAGTGCGGTCTCAATCGAGGGCAGAACGGTTTCCAAAACATTCCTACTGGTTGGATCTCTGGCTCTTCATCCTCTTTGACCTGGTGTTGTTTATCTTCGTGTATCTTTTACCCTG A